A stretch of the Helicoverpa zea isolate HzStark_Cry1AcR chromosome 29, ilHelZeax1.1, whole genome shotgun sequence genome encodes the following:
- the LOC124644092 gene encoding mannosyl-oligosaccharide glucosidase encodes MVRHRKVVSLKTDKNDTSSSAGSSESSFGSKTFKFLSVWKTGVGFVCFLIAVYISTLGYLETRVNTPFDDDKVVKETGLQIPERYWGTYRPGVYMGMKSREPRSPVFGMMWYELAASSHKGIRHWCDQNDNLATYGWLRHDGVTFGEQLITDNPHNITTSFIKTPGGEHGGHWTVRINVTTKGNAKVPFVLIWYGALDESLGAAAPHSRIWYEDGSILGHTPQLHNFRVNLVPNQGKLLHTSYSEAHAPGLHLLKEKFYALLKVERHSIFGKLAVLGADDELSKDKDINFVPIQMLVETPFSIDIVYTTEDLPTPPLKGEKYTKALESKKTSFDIEFEEKFKLDEKGYPPHDVAIARAALSNTLGGVGYFFGAGRVQSQYTREPVPYWRAPLYTGVPSRSFFPRGFLWDEGFHGLLIGRWSNDIQMDIAAHWLDLINVEGWIPREQILGSEALARVPKEFVVQSNAAANPPMLLIQLAHFVKIRPELFVSGSKHRSTLDRMFSRLQAWYQWFQTTQKGDEPTSYRWRGREDDGLQLNPKTLTSGLDDYPRASHPSDIERHVDLRCWMYAAADAMMTIADVLHRDSSKYEATKEQLGDEELLNELHWSSHTQTYADYGLHTDGVKLVRQQPKNPSEGARVVRSVTVPPQPRLVTSAFGYVSLFPMLLKVLKPDSDKLGKILEDLDKPELLWSPYGLRSLSKSSPLYMKRNTEHDPPYWRGQIWIPINYLALSSLKHYASIEGPHAARAAELNARLRDNIVRNILNEYKRAGYLFEQYSGEDGKGSGCKPFNGWTALVVLIMADEY; translated from the exons atggTACGGCATAGAAAAGTAGTGTCGCTTAAAACAGATAAGAACGATACAAGCAGCAGTGCGGGCAGTAGCGAATCTTCGTTTGGTAGTAAGACGTTTAAGTTCCTTTCTGTATGGAAAACCGGTGTCGGCTTCGTTTGTTTTTTAATCGCTGTGTATATAAGCACTCTAGGCTACCTGGAAACTCGGGTTAACACGCCATTTGACGATGATAAG GTAGTAAAAGAAACCGGTCTACAAATACCGGAGCGATACTGGGGCACATACAGGCCTGGTGTGTACATGGGCATGAAGAGTCGGGAGCCACGGTCACCTGTGTTCGGCATGATGTGGTACGAGCTCGCTGCCTCCTCACATAAGGGTATCAG ACACTGGTGTGACCAGAATGACAACCTAGCGACGTACGGCTGGCTCCGACACGACGGGGTCACGTTTGGGGAGCAACTGATCACGGACAACCCCCATAACATCACTACTTCGTTTATTAAGACCCCCGGCGGAGAACACGGGGGTCACTGGACTGTTAGGATCAATGTTACAACTaag GGTAACGCCAAAGTTCCCTTCGTGCTGATCTGGTACGGGGCTCTGGACGAGTCTCTCGGTGCCGCCGCTCCTCACTCCCGCATCTGGTATGAAGACGGCTCCATATTGGGTCATACGCCACAGCTGCATAACTTTAGAGTCAATCTGGTGCCTAATCAGG gtaaacTCCTGCACACATCATACTCGGAAGCCCACGCACCAGGGCTGCATCTCCTCAAAGAGAAGTTCTATGCTCTACTGAAGGTGGAAAGACATTCCATTTTTGGTAAACTAGCAGTTTTGGGGGCTGATGATGAACTTAGCAAG GACAAAGACATAAATTTCGTGCCAATACAGATGTTGGTGGAAACGCCATTTTCCATAGACATAGTCTATACCACGGAGGATCTCCCCACTCCTCCGTTAAAGGGGGAGAAGTATACGAAAGCTTTGGAGTCTAAGAAGACCTCGTTTGATATTGAATTTGAAGAGAAATTCAAATTGGATGAGAAAGG CTACCCACCACACGACGTGGCTATAGCCAGAGCGGCTCTCTCGAACACTCTCGGAGGTGTGGGGTATTTCTTTGGCGCTGGTCGAGTGCAGTCACAATATACCAGGGAACCAGTGCCTTATTGGAGAGCGCCGCTATATACTGGTGTTCCTAGCAG GTCATTCTTCCCCCGCGGTTTCCTCTGGGACGAGGGTTTCCACGGTCTTCTCATCGGGAGATGGTCTAACGACATACAGATGGATATCGCGGCACATTGGTTGGATCTCATCAATGTTGAGGGCTGGATTCCTAGGGAACAGATTTTAG GATCGGAGGCATTAGCAAGAGTACCCAAAGAGTTCGTGGTACAGAGCAACGCGGCCGCCAACCCGCCGATGTTGCTCATACAACTTGCACACTTCGTGAAGATACGCCCCGAACTGTTCGTCAGCGGCTCCAAGCATAGGAGCACGCTGGATAGAATGTTTAGCAGGCTGCAA GCGTGGTACCAGTGGTTCCAAACCACCCAGAAAGGGGATGAACCCACTTCCTATCGCTGGCGTGGGCGTGAAGATGATGGCCTGCAGTTGAACCCTAAGACCCTGACTTCAGGACTCGATGACTATCCTAG GGCATCCCACCCTTCAGACATAGAGCGTCACGTAGACCTGAGGTGCTGGATGTACGCGGCCGCCGACGCCATGATGACCATCGCCGATGTACTGCATCGGGACTCCAGCAA ATACGAAGCTACCAAAGAGCAGTTAGGTGACGAAGAATTACTAAATGAACTGCATTGGTCTTCACACACACAGACTTACGCTGATTATG GCCTCCACACAGACGGAGTGAAGTTAGTTCGCCAACAGCCTAAGAATCCGTCAGAGGGCGCTCGAGTAGTGCGCAGTGTCACCGTGCCTCCACAACCAAGGCTTGTCACTTCTGCTTTTG GTTACGTATCCCTATTCCCGATGTTACTGAAGGTGCTGAAACCCGACAGTGACAAGCTGGGTAAAATACTAGAAGATTTGGATAAACCTGAATTGCTGTGGTCACCATACGGACTCAG GTCCCTCTCAAAATCATCTCCTCTGTACATGAAGAGGAACACAGAACACGACCCCCCATATTGGAGGGGTCAAATTTGGATCCCCATAAACTATCTCGCGTTGTCCTCTCTGAAGCACTACGCGAGTATAGAGGGACCTCACGCGGCTAGGGCTGCAGAACTCAACGCCAGGCTGAGAGACAATATCGTTC